From Oenanthe melanoleuca isolate GR-GAL-2019-014 chromosome 4, OMel1.0, whole genome shotgun sequence:
AGCAGGTGTGGtttggggagctggagggagcACCCCTGGGGAGGGGCTGTTCACTGCAGGTTTGCTGTTACCCATGGGATGCCCTGCACCCTGTTTCTGCTTGGGGTGATGCTCTGGAAATGCACATAGCTGGACCAAGCTCTGGGGTTGGAAGGGGTACCCCAAAAAGGGTACCTGCCATGCAAGGGATAGGGGGATGCTCAGCTGAGCCCATGCCCCTTTCcacatggagctgcagcctcctgacAACCCAGTAATGCTGTGCTGActtccctctgccagggcaAGGACTGCCAAGGCACCCTGAAAGGGATCAGGCAGAGGATTGCCAGTAAGGGGGAGGACTCTGAAAATGAAGACAGTGATGAgaatgaggaggaagaggaggaagaggaggaagaagtaGATGAGAATGAGAATGGTGTCAATGGCACAAGCACCAATACCACAGAGAGTGTTGGACCTAATGGCAACAGCACAGTGGCAGCTGAGGAGGGCACTGGTgaagctgaggaagaggaggaggaagaagaagaggaagaggaggaggaggaggaggaggaagaaaccGAAGCCACCACCATGCCAAGCACCACCAACGACGAGGGTCTGACCCAGGCGACAACTATGGATGATGGGGGACCCACAGACGCCACCCCAGATGCCACCACggctggggagctgtgggagtACGATGTGACAGCCAGAGAGCACAGCCGGGGCGACGAGGGCACCACCGAGCCTGGGTACGAGGAGCAGGACGAGTACGCCCGCGGGGACAGCTACCGCGCCTACGAGGATGAGTACGGCTACTACAAAGGGCACGGCTACGACGTGTATGGCCAGGATTACTACTACAGCCAGTGAGCAgggggacagccctgctgctgtccctgcctgcccagccacTCAGGAAGCTGCACCAAAGGCTCCCTGGAGCCACCGCACGCCGGAGGGGACGCCAGGCAGCTGGCTCCAtcccaggcttttttttttgtttgtttttttgtatcTTGCAAAGTGAAAtcaaatgaaataaagcaaCTGAACTGAGCTTGTCGAGACAGGTTTGCTGCCAAATTTTCTGGGGTgtgtggggcagcacagcacttGGTGAGGGGCTAAGGCTGCCCATGAAGCTTAGGGCTGAATCTTGTTATTCCAGCTCAGATGCACATGAAAGGAGGGAGGAACAGCAAGGCTGACTTGGAAAGCCTCTGTGGAGTCCCCTCTGAAGAACGAAAGGGCTCTCTTagggatgctgctgtgggatTACAGACACATTCTATGTAAAGTTGATGTAAATTTCCAATACATGAGCAGTGATAACTTTACCATGTCTTCCAGTCCTTGGTAAAGTGCCTCCCATGGCCTGACCGCACACCAGGCAATGTTAGTAAGGGTAAAAACACTCACTTATCTTTCTGTACATCACTAGCTGTAGATGCACACCCCTGTAATAAGAGCTTTGGTTCTTCATTCCTGCACCAGGCATGTGAGTACAAGACTGGGCAACTTATATGTGTGTCTTGAACACCAGAACTGCAGCCCAAAATGTCCCTGTCACACACCCTCATTCCCAGAGCAAGGTAGGGCTGTCACAGTGGCAGTGCATCCACTCCCCTCCTCcatcagcctggctgggagTCCTCAGGGTCCCTGCTCTGGGTTGCTTCCCAACAGAAGTGTGTCCCTGGCTAACTGGTGATCTGCATTATGGATAAGGGTAGAACAATCCCACTGGGTTCCATGCAGATGCCACCATTTGGGAATAATGATGGTCCTCATGCACACTTTATGGCAGGTACCACGCTGCTCTTGCACTCCTAGGAAGGAAACCTGAGTTCAGCTCCTGATGCAGGTCCAACTGCAGAACTAgtctgttcctgcagcagcaagcCACTGGCCATTGTACAAAACTTCTTCCGTATGCCAAATCCAGGCCGCAGCTTTTGGAGAGACAGGAGGTGCAATGTGGGCACCCCTGGGGACCAATCCCTACGGCAGCACTGGGGAGCCCTGCATGCACTGATGGTGTGGGGACACGGGAGTTccatcatccccatccccagggggTGCCCAGAGACGTCAGGGAGCTGGCATGGACAAAgggcctggctctgccaggggcCGGGTCCCGCTCCCGCAGGGCGCGCAGCCCAGTCCCGTGTGCGTCAGCCCCCCAGGCATTGGCAAAGGCTCTCCTCCAGGAGCCAAggcacctgggctggctgccCTGGGGGGTGACATCTGACTGCTGCTCGCTGGCCGGTGGGCAAGGGTCAgtttcctgccagctccaggatTTGCTCCTGCTTGGGGCTGGATGCTGATGGTTTAAGCATTTCTGGTGATAATGTGGCAGTTGTGCCATCTCCTAGCGTTTAGGTTAGGGCAGAGTGGGGAGTAGGATGggagctgctgtcaccccaTCACAGTGAGTgcctgagccaggctggccaTGGCAGTGGGAGCTCTTCTTGGCTAGGGTGTAAGTAAGCAGCAATGCCACCAAAAGTAGAGGTGAGGAGAAGGAGGGTTTGTACACGGTGCACACCCTTGTAGCACTTCACGATAAAGCTGGGCTCAAAGGGACCTGTGCAAGCAGTGCAtggaaaaatatacttttttttttcttttttgccacTCTTCTATTTTGCACTTGCACAGGCTCAGCTCGGAGGGGTAGAGGCTGAAACCCAAAAAGCGAGTGTCAGAAGACACACTATGatggctgctctcagcttggCCGATGCTGCCCTTCTGTGCCAAAGGGCCAGGACCAGGCCTGGCTCTGGATACTGCCCTTCCatttctgcagccctgccagctttCCCATGCTGGTCACAACGAGCAAGCCAAGACCCACTGCACACCCTCTTATCAATAACCAAGTTGGATGTGTGCCACACTAAGATCTGCGCTAATCATCGAGCAATTTTGCCTTCAGAACAGATATTTATAAACTGTGCTTTCTGTTTATCCAGCCAGGTGGAACATTTGATAGCTGTCTTTTaccacaaacacatttttagcTGGAAATTACTCCCCCTGGTTATCTGCGGGTGCTGCCAGAGCTGACAAAtgtccctgggcaggagctgatTGGCTCTGTGCACCCGGGGCCAACTTTAAATTTCAGCAAAGTGGGCACAGGCTCCACGGTCTGCCACTGGGACCTGCCTCTGACGGGAAAAGGTAATCTTCTTACCTAGCTTCCTGCCCTGTCTCTCTCTAGcccttcagctctgctgtctctgAGCAGGGATTCTCCTGCTTCCACTCTGGGCAATCCacagtggggatggggacatcCCGATCCTTGGCTGTGCACATCTCTTGAGCTTACATTGCTTTGTACTGCTGATCCTTGTGCGTGAATTTCCTTCTGGTGTTTCCTGTGGCAATGCTGGTATGGCTGAAAACAGTCTCTGGGATGGACCTGCAAGCCCAAGCAAGGGTGGTTGGGTGAAATGAGAATTATTGGCCAACGGAGCTATTGCCTCCTGCCATTTATCAGTGCTGTGAAAGCCTGCTGCTTCCTAAATTTGGATTTATGAACAGCTTAGCTTGCAGCAATTTTGGGGGATCATTTATTGCAAATACCCACCCAAGCTGCTTTGACAGAAGGAGTTAGGAAGTTTTAATAGTCGGTGTGCCCACTTGGAACTGCTGACTGTGCCCTAAGCCCATGGTGAGAGCATTGCCCTTGTTGCAATGAATGCAGAGAGGCAGGACAATGCCAAGGGCCACCACAAAGCCTGGGAAAGCTGGGTTGCTGGAAAACCCTGTTGCCATGGGAGCtttgggacagtgggagctTTTAGGTTGCTGCTAAGCAGAATTATTGAGGACCACAAGTGCCAGGAAGACAAACTGCAGTGATGCTTCACTTTGTgcctccaggagcagcccaagATGCAAACGTCCCTCgtctgcctgtgcctgtgcctgctcagcacagccctcgCCACACCTGTGAGTATGGCTTTTCCTGGGTTCCCAGCACACTGCTGGAAGAGTGAGATGTACTACCCAGTGCATCCTGGCATGCTTCCAGCAGTGGGAAAACGGGGTTGTAGCTGCTTACACCACCTCTGGTGCTTGGGGAGGGGATTAAGGTGAGCAGCAGAGGTGAgcccagaaggaaaaatgtataTTAGCACTGAGGTGGCTGAGTGTGTCCCATCAGTTTAGCAATCAGGGCACTGCACAAGTGTCCATCTGGGTGGCTGTACCTCTTCCCCGGGATTTCTGTGGATCTGGGAGCTGCCCAGTGCTTTTGGCCTGTGAACAGCCTGAGCCAAGCCACAGGAAGGGAGGTGTGGGAAGGATGCTCATCTTACCCATGTGAGGAACAGCGGTCAGAGGGGCGCCAGCAAttattttccagctctcctAATGGGAAATTTTGAGAGATTTAACTAAAAGCAGGGCAAACTAGGATGAATGTAATAGCAGCTGGTTTTGTCCTGTATAACTGTTGCTCAGCTAGAGTGAAAATCTGCTCCTAGAAAAGGTTTGCTTTTTTGTCAGGGTAAGGAGTAGGGAAATCCCATTGGCCATGAGGGATGGGCCCCTCCCTTGTGTCTTTTACCCCCCCAGAGCAAGCTCTCACAACCCAGTCTGTagcagggcagcccaggggaAGGCAATAAATCAGCATAGATTTGCTTTTCAGATAGGGGCACAGAAGAGAGTTAACACTATGCTGTGTAACCAGAGCTGTAATCCAGCCTTTGATACTGTTCACAAACAATGAAACAACCTGGGAATATTCAATACTTTGGGGTGTGTTTCTGCCCCTTCAGTTAGGCTTGGGATGTTTCAGTGACTAATTTTGCTGAAATCAAAGAGGACTCCCCTCCATGGAGCTCTCTCTCACTCTGTCATGCAGGGAATGCTTGAAATGGCTTTGTGGGGCTCACAGGATGCTCCCACCAGTAGGCAACCCTGAGGGATACACTAGTCAATACCCACTAAAAGATGCCAGAATAATCAGGGAAAGCTGGAAGCCTCCAAGCAGGTACAGAAACCCGGCTGTGAGGacacagaggctgctgctcagtAGCTCAGTAAATACTGGGAAACTCCAGCAGTTAACCAGCTCCAGATTCCCATCACAGACAGATCCAAGAAGTAAGCTGGAGCGTGCTTTTGTGAGCAATGGTGCTGTGTATAAAAAAATGCTCTGTGATAAAATCCTCTACAGCAGTCTCCAGGAAAAGGGTATTTACAGACCAACACTAGCCTATGAAAGATAGCATGCAATACCACCATGCTGTAGCAAAATTCACAATACTTTTCAGACCCTGGAAATGGGGTTTTGACCTTTCCTACTACTGCTGTCCTTAAGTCAGCACCCCAGGTAGTGCCTGGGAATTTATTGGCTTATCAGTACAGTTTTCCCACCCTTTACCAACCTTCCCTGAacactgggcagggcagggggccagcactgggcactggcagctgcctggATGCTGGGGCAGTTTGATGCCTCAGCTCTTGCCTGTGTTTTGCTGCCCACAGGTGCCACCGCCgctgcctgggagagctgctgggaactGTGTGGGACAGCACCGGGTATGTAtacctctgccagctcctggggccTCAATGAGTACTGGTGGGaccctgctgcagtgccaggcacagaAAGGGAAACTTCTGCCAACGCAATTAATAAGGAAATTATgggttttgcttattttcttccccACCAGATACTTCTGAAAGGCTGCAACGCCAAGCATGGCTTCTACATTTTCAAATATGTCTACTCATTCTCAACACGGAGAAACCAGACACAAATAAAGGTGAGGAGGTGGCCAGGGGACaccctggcctggctgcagtgCCCCCAGCAGCCATCCATCACCCTGACCTCTCTCTCCCTTGTGTGTACTGCACAGAAAGAAGAGGCTGACCACCAGACTATCATCCCCAGCCACCGGCTGGATGAGGACAATGCCAGGCGGGAGCCACcggctgggacagctgggacagccccagagcacagtgacaacagcagcactgaagtcATCGAGTATGGGATTGTCCTCAAGCCTGAAAACCACAGCACCACGGGAATCAGCAGGGATGGTCCCAGTGCTCGCCCTGGCTCTGGCACAAGAGCACGTGGCAGCAGTGGTGGCACGGGTCCCACCCCATCCAGCTCAGAGGGCAGCGGCGATCTGGATTTGGTGGTGGAATTTGATGGCAGTGCTCCCATTCCTCCTCAGGGTGAACGCCCCAGTGAGGCTGTGGTCAGGAACAGGTCCAGTGTGAGGAGTGAGGACAAGGATGACGGTGCCCCCAGGGTGGTTCCAGTGACTGCTGGGAGGGGGAGGGCCCCTACCACCAGAGGGGCAGGGGATGAGGGCAGCGGGGAGGCCACTGTCTCTGGCCAAGGGCAGCAGGGTGTTAAGCAAGGTACAGGGACAGGAGGCATCGCTTTGTCCTCTGTCACCGAGAAGATGGAGGATGTCCAAgtgggtgctgcaggtgtgggTGAATACGCTTACATCCCCGATTCAGGCAGTGTCACCGTCACCCGTGGgagcctgggcagcacagacaccagctTCACCCAGATCTCTCCAGACAAGGATGACGAGGTCAACATCTTCATT
This genomic window contains:
- the IBSP gene encoding bone sialoprotein 2, whose amino-acid sequence is MRSVLVLVCLLGMACAFSVKSWLRRPKWDDSEENAVFKSRHRHYLYRYIYVYPPQRRYQGSDSSEEEGDGSEEEEGGEPFYAGTKAAGHPAGAAPGDCQDALGGDVTSPQQGKDCQGTLKGIRQRIASKGEDSENEDSDENEEEEEEEEEEVDENENGVNGTSTNTTESVGPNGNSTVAAEEGTGEAEEEEEEEEEEEEEEEEEEETEATTMPSTTNDEGLTQATTMDDGGPTDATPDATTAGELWEYDVTAREHSRGDEGTTEPGYEEQDEYARGDSYRAYEDEYGYYKGHGYDVYGQDYYYSQ